The Marinicella rhabdoformis sequence AAAATCCAGCTAAAGTGGGAACAGCCGCTTGCCAAATTCTGGGCTTCCAAATGCTTCTGGGCTTGGCAAACAAGCTGAAAACCATAGGACAGACAATCATGATACTGAGTAAATCCCCCACGTACCAGGCAACAAATTTGGTCACCACATTATCAGCGGTGTAATGGCCATCAGCCATCAGCAACCCTGAAAAGATCAAAGTGGTAATAAAACAAGGAATGACTGCAGCAAAAAGAAAAAAACGAATGATGTCCCTAATTTTCATCAAACTCAGATCCATACCCATCAGCTTTCTGGCCATGAAGCCTGCAAAACAGGGTCTAAAAATACTGGTCGCCAAAAGCAATAGATCAAACATAAATGCTTGATTGAACCCCATGGCATCTAGGAACCGATAAAGCAAAATACTGGAAATTAATTCACCCAAAACAATGCCGAGAATGAATTTACGCCCCCAAATCACAATAAAGGCGACACCAAGACCAGTTGCTGGCCAAAGTGTTACAGCCAAACTGGGTCTGACCATCATTTTGTAAGCGAGGTAAGTTACCGCAGTGTAAACAACCGCAAACAGCAAGTTTAATAATATCAGTCTAACAGTTTGATTCACACCTTTTCCCTGAGCGCCTTCTAATGATATTAACGAAAATGTATTTTTATTTCAAGGTGAAAAGCATGGCATAACCCACTCTGAGGCCTACAATGAGTTTATCTTTGGCAATGAGGGCAATAAAAGGTGCTTCTTTGCCCGGTAATGACTTTTTTTATCAGTGAATTGCAATTAAAGCATTTTTGCTCATGACGTCCATAAACCATTAATTTTTGCTGAAAATAACCTGGCTTACCATCACTTTGATGAAAATCCTTTAAAGTGGTGCCACCGGCATTGATGGCATCAGTCAGCACTCCAATCACAGCTTCATGTAACTTTCCAAATCGTTTCAGGCTGATATTACCAGCCTTTCTGTGTGGGTGAATGCCCGCCTGAAAAAGGGCCTCAGAAGCATAAATATTGCCAACACCCACCACCACATCATTGTTCATGATAAATGTTTTAACGGGTGTGGTTTTATTTTTAGACAGCCGTTTTAAATAAGCAGGCGTGAAAACCTCATCAAAAGGCTCTGGGCCAAGCCTTTTAATCAAAGGATGCTGGTTGATCTCATCATCAACCTTCACAACACATCCAAAACGTCTGGGGTCATGGAAAACCAATTCAGGTGCAGCGGAAAAACGGATGATCACATGATCATGTTTTTCTGGCTTATAGCCACTGTCACGCAAGCGCATCATGCCCGACATACCCAAGTGATATAACAAGTGACTGCCATCATTGAGTGCTATCAACAGGTATTTAGCCCTTCTAGATACGTCAACCACTGACAAACCAGTGACTGCAGCCAATTTTGGACTGATTGGATAACGCAGGTTTTTTCCTGAAGTCCAAACACCAGATATTTCATTTCCAATGATTGCTTTCTCAATGCCACGTTTGGTGGTTTCTACCTCAGGCAGTTCTGGCATCAGTAAGCTTGACCGAGAAAATTAGAAATCAAGCTGTTTGCCACGCTGAACCGTGGCGACAATATGATACTGCCCTGTTTGACCCACTCAATCAAGTCATCTTTGTGAAACCAGCGAACATCTTCCATTTCATCATCTAATCGAATGTCATCACTTCTGGCTTCCGCTTTGAAAGCAACCATTAAAGAGGAAGGAAAGGGCCAAGGCTGAGATCCAAAATATGCCAAATTTTTTAACCTGATGTTTGATTCTTCATAAACTTCACGGTGTACTGCATCCTCAATGGATTCACCAGGCTCAACAAAGCCTGCCAATGTAGAGTACACATTCGGCGGCCAAGAATGCTTTCGCCCCAGCAAACATTTATCCCCTTTTGACACCAAAACAATAACGGCAGGTTCAATATGAGGAAACTGTTCGTGACCATTTTCACACACCATTTTATGCCCCGAACTGGCTGCTTTATTTGGTGTTCCACATATAGAACAATAAAGTCGACGGCGATGCCACAAGTCCATGCCACGTGAATATAAGGCCACATGCCCCTGATCGTCATCTAACGCCAAAGCATACTGCCTCAATGACTGAAATGAGGCATCATGTTGATCTTCTAAGGCCCGAGCCTCTGACTCTTTCACCGAACAACTGAACCACAATTCATCGTTCAATATACCCAAAAAGGTTTCATTTTTACTGCTACCTATCGGCTTGCTGTCAGTAAAAAAATGTTCAGCACCCTTGAGGTAAAGGTGATTCCCTAAATAAACAGGTACATAATGACATGTTTTAAATTTTTTCAGCTGTTTAAGTCGCTGTTTTTGGTCACGCATATTCGCACAACGATCCAGTTCAGTACGAGTGAAATAAATTTCTTCAGGAGTCATTCTGCAGTGGCCACCAGTTAAATTGAGAAAGAACTGCCACAACCACAAGTGGTTTTGGCATTGGGGTTACTGACAACAAATCGTGAACCTTGTAAATCTTCTAAATAGTCGACTTCAGACCCCATCAAATACGGAAAGCTCATAGGATCAACCATCATTTGTACTCCATGTTGTTCGCTCACCAGATCACCGTCAACGATTTCTTCTTCAAATGCAAAGCCATACTGAAAACCAGAACAACCACCACCGATAATATATACCCTGAATTTTAAATCTGGGTTCATCTCTTCTAAAACCAATTGGCTGATTTTTGTTGCTGCGCTGGATGACAGCAGTACCCCATTATTTTCCATCTTTGTTTTCTTTTTTGATTGGTGTCACCACATCTTTGCCTTGATAGATCAACTGACCATTAACTTGTGAGCCCGCTTCCATTTCGATGTTGGTGTAATAAATATTGCCTGTGATTCTGGCTTGTGATGCCACTTCAATTTTTCCAGAAGCGGTGATATCACCTTCAATGCTGCCATTAATTACCATGTTACCGGCTTTGATGGTGCCATGAATGCGACCCGTTTCACTCACCATCAAGGTGTCTGTATCAGTTTCAGCAACTAATGAGCCTTCAATGTGACCGTCAACATGCATCGAACCTGAGTACTTCATATCGCCTTTGATTCTTGTGCTGTGACCGATTAATGTTTCAATGTTTTGAGGATGCTGTGTTGCCATGTTACTTTTACTCTCTTTGGTGTTTTTGTTGTTGGGTTTTGAATTAAACATGTTTGTCCCGTGATTCAGTTTTTAATTATTTTAGACCAATCAAACTGCTCAGTAATTTTTTTCGGTTTATTCGTACTGCTTTCTAATTCTACTAAAAGCACGGTGGGATTAAAACCATCTGGCACTTTAATGCTGTAGTTGAACACTTGAAAATATTTTAATGAGAAGGATTTTTCTAATGAAAATTGCTCTGTCAGATTTAAGGTTTCACCCTCTTCACCTTTTATGCCCTTGAGTTTTAATATGATACTGCCCGTTTTTTCTCTGACTTTGGTTAGTTTTTGGGCCAAAACCACTTGCACATGATGCAGGTCTCCTCGCGAATTGACTTTGGCACTCAAGACGCTCAACTCACTCACTTGTTCTTTACCACTTAATAAGCTTTCAAAAAACTGAATTTCTTGTTTCAAAAGCGCTTGTTGCTTATCAGTATCTTCTAACATTTTTTGCAATGCTCTGATTGCTTCATCTTTTACTTGAACTTCTGTCTTCCAGCGGCTGAGCTCAACTTTCAAAGATTCATTCTCTGTTTCAAGTTTTTGGTTCTCTTCAACCAAGGTTTTTTGCTGCCCTTTGAATGCTTGAAGTACATCAATGTTAGTATACCGCCCCAAAAGGTAGGTAAGCACTGCCAGCACCATCAATGAAACCATCAACCAGTGACGGCGTACAAATGAGGCTTTTTCAGGTTGCTGTTGAATGATGTAACGGGGTGTTTTAACACTCATGATTGCAAAGTCAAATCAAATCGCGCATTATACATCTTCATTTGTTATCTTGAGGTGAAGACCTTGTTATTGATCAAAACTTTTCATGTGTTTTTTGTAGTCAGCTGGTTTGCTTGCTTGTTTTATTTGCCCCGATTGTTTGTTAACCACGCTCAAAATCAGGATGCAGCCCAAAGAAAAATGCTTTTAGGCATGGAGTTTCGCTTAATCAAAATGATGAAATTCACGTTCATTGGCACAATCATTTCGGCCGTGTTATTGGTGTATGCTTTGGCGGGCGAACATTGGCCGACTTACATCAAACAAGGTTGGTTTTTGGCCAAAATGGTTCTGATTGTATTGTTGATAGGTTACCACCATTGGTGTATTAAAATTCACCGTGATTTTAAACTTGAAAAGGAACAACACAGCCATGTTTGGTTTCGGGTTTTCAATGAAATGCCCGTTTTTGCTCTTTTTGCTGTGATTTATTTGGTATTAGCCAAACCATTTTAGTCATGGGCATGTAAAATACAGCTTTTTTTAACCTGTTGGACATTATGTTTGAACGTTCGATAACGCTGGCAAAAGCCGACCCAGAATTGCATGCTGCAATTGCTGCCGAAACCCAAAGGCAAGAAGATCACATCGAATTGATTGCCTCCGAAAATTACACATCACCTGCTGTTATGGAAGCACAAGGCAGTCAGATGACCAACAAATATGCCGAAGGCTACCCTGGCAAACGCTATTATGGTGGTTGTGAACATGTGGATGTAGCAGAACAATTGGCCATCAGTCGTGTCAAAGAATTGTTTGGCGCAGATTACGCCAATGTCCAGCCTCACTCAGGCTCTCAAGCCAATCAAGCGGTATACTTTGCGTTATTGCAACCAGGCGACACCATTTTAGGTATGTCTCTGGCTCATGGCGGACACTTGACCCATGGTGCCAAAGTTAATGTTTCTGGAAAAATTTTCAATGCGGTTCAATACGGCATTGAAGAGGATACGGGTGAAATTGACTTTGAAAACGTTCGTGAAATGGCCTTGAAACACAAGCCAAAACTGATCATTGGTGGATTTTCTGCCTACTCTAAACGCATTGATTGGCAAAAATTTCGAACCATTGCTGATGAAGTCGGCGCTTATTTCATGGTTGACATGGCCCATGTTGCGGGCTTGATTGCCGGTGACGTTTACCCTTCTCCTGTAGGCATAGCTGATGTGACAACCTCTACCACCCACAAAACGCTGCGTGGACCACGTGGCGGCATCATTTTAGCCAAAGCCAATGAAGCGATTGAGAAAAAATTAAATTCGGTGGTTTTCCCAGGTATTCAAGGCGGCCCTTTGATGCATGTGATCGCAGCCAAAGCCGTCGCTTTCAAAGAGGCTTTAAAGCCCGAGTTCAAGACATACCAACAAAATGTGGTTACCAACGCTCAAGCCATGGCTGAAGTGTTTATTGACCGTGGCTATAACGTCGTTTCCGGTGGCACAGAAAACCATTTGTTTTTACTGGATTTGGTTGATAAAAACATCACAGGTAAAGATGCGGAAGCCAGATTGGGCGACGCCCACATCACCGTGAATAAAAATTCTGTCCCCAATGACCCTCGATCTCCTTTTGTGACCTCAGGTTTGCGCCTGGGCTCCCCTGCTGGAACCACGCGTGGCTTTGGTGTTGAAGAATTCAAACAAATCACCCACTGGATGTGTGATATATTGGATGACATGAATAATGAAGAAGTGATTGCACGAGTCAAGTCGGAAGCTGCTGATTTGTGCAAAAAATTCCCTGTTTACGGATGATTTCATGAGCCATAAAAAGAACAAAAGATTACCTGAACCATTGGCGCGAAAGCACCGTGCACGCAAACGATTGGTTCAAGCCTTGTATCAAATGCATTTTAACGACCTGAGTGCCAAAACAGTGATTGAACAATTTCTGGAGGAACAGGATTTTGCAAAAGTTGATACTGAATTTTTTAAACAAGCTTTGCGTTATATAGAAGCCAACCGTTCAGAAGTTGAATCGATTATTGACCCGCATTTAGGTCGTGACAAAAATGCCATCGGTGCTGTTGAATATGCGGTACTCAACATGGCAACTTATGAGTTTTTAAATCACATTGAAACACCTTTCAAAGTCATCATCAATGAAGCCATCCTGATGGCAACTGAGTTTGGTGCAGAAGGCGGCCATACTTTTGTCAACGGCGTATTAACACAAGTTGCCAAAAAAACCCGCGCTGCTGAAATGGAGTAAGCACCATCGAATTTGATTTAATCGAAAAAATCAACAAACATTGTCACTTTGAAAAAGACAATGTTTGTTTAGGTATTGGGGATGATGCCGCCATTTTAACGACTGACCCAAATAAAAAGCTGGTCATCACGACAGATACTTTGGTTGAAGGCACCCACTTCAAAAATGACGATGATGCTCAAGACATTGGCCACAAAGCACTGGCCGTTAATTTAAGCGACTTGGCTGCCATGGGTGTTAAACCACAATGGGTAACGCTGAACCTCACCATGCCAGAGGTTCAATCCTATTGGCTTGAAGAATTTATCAAAGGTTTTGCCTCTCTGTTACACAGGCACAATGTCGCTCTGATAGGTGGTGACACCACACAAGGACCATGCAGCATCACGGTTACAGCCATGGGCGAAGCCCCTCTTGAAGACATCAAAACCCGAAGTGACGCACAGGTTGGTGATTTAATCGCAGTGACTGGAAATTTGGGTTGTGCCTCTTATGCATTAGCTCACCCATATATGGACCTCAACTGTGACAAAAGGCTACACAAACCTGACGCCCGCTTAGATATGATTCCCTTTCTTAAACCCATCGCCAAGGCCATGATTGATGTGTCTGATGGTTTACTGGCTGACTTGGGCCATATATGTCTTGCAAGCCATGTGGGAGCTCAGATAATAACAGAAAAATTACCCGTATCTAATACCTTAAAAACCCAAAGTGACTGGCTACAGCATGCCTTGGCCGGGGGAGATGATTATGAACTGTGTTTCACAGTTGACCCCGAACATGAAGCCCAACTGCCCTCATCTTGCACTGTCATCGGCACCATCACGAATTCAAAACGTGTTGAGGTGCTGAATAATGATCAGCCCATTATTTTAAAAAAATTCGGTTTCACACACTTCAAGAATTAATGATTAACAAAACCACACAAGTGGCGCTGGGATCCATATCGGGCTTTTTAGCCTTTGGCTTTGGCAGTGGTCTGGCACCAAAAGCACCTGGAACTTGGGGCACATTGGCCGCGATTCCCTTCCTGTTTTTATGGCAATATTTTCCTTGGCAAGCCTATTTGGTGATGCTTGCTGTCACGTTTACAGCTGGTATATACATCTGTCAGTCCGTCACCAATAAACTGGGGGTTCACGACCATGGCGGCATCGTTTGGGATGAATTTGTTGGCTTGTGGTTGACTTTTTTCATGGTTGAATTGACATGGCAAAGCATACTCATTGGCTTTGTTTTGTTCAGGGTTTTTGATATTTTGAAGCCATTTCCCATAAAATGGCTAGATAGCAAAGTCAAAGGTGGCTTTGGTATCATGATTGATGACGTATTGGCAGGTGTTTTTGCTGCTGTGATTTTACACATTTTAATGGCATATATTCTATGAAAAAAGTTTTGGTATTAGGTGGTGGACGTATTGGCTCTGCCATAGCGCACAATTTGTCTTCTGACCACAAAGTCACACTTGCAGATTTGTCAGTATCACACCTGAACCACTTATCAGGCTGTCTTGAATTGGAGGCTGTTAATGCTTGTGATAATAATGAATTGGCTCTAGCTGTGGCCGACATGGATTGTGTGATTGGCGCATTACCCAGCAAACTTGGGTTTGATCGTTTAAAACAATTGATTGAATTAAAGAAAAATGTCGTAGACATCTCGTTTTTTTCAGAAGATGCTTTGGCTTTGAATGACTTGGCCAAAGAAAATGACGTTACCGCCTTAGTTGACTTCGGTTTGGCTCCCGGTATTTCAAACTTATTTGCTGGCCATTTTGTTGATCAATTTGATCAAGTCGATGACTTTACTTGTATGGTTGGCGGCGTTCCCGTAGAACGCATCAAACCTTTTGAATACAAGGCTCCATTTGCTCCATTGGATGTGATTGAAGAATATACACGACCTGCTCGAATGATGCGAAATGGTATAGAAGTCGTATTCCCAGCCATGAGCGAAATAGAATCTGTTTATTTCAAAGGCATAGGTCATATGGAGGCATTTAATACCGATGGTCTGCGTTCGTTGTTACAAACTGTAGATATTCCAAACATGTCTGAAAAAACCATACGCTACAACGGTCACGCACAATTAATCCAACAGTTGATTGATGGTGGATTTTTCCTGCCTCAACACATCGACAACACCGCCAAAGTACTATTAGATCAATGGCAGTTTGATCATAATGAAGCTGACTTAACAGTTATGCAAATCGCAGCATCTGGTGTTAAAAATGGTAAAAAAACGTCAGAAGCCTATCAACTAATTGACCATTATGATGACAAACAAAACATCTCTTCAATGGCAAGAACGACAGGCTATACTTGCGCAGCTGGCGTTAGGCTTTTACTCAATTCAAACTTACCTACAGGTGTATTACCTCCTGAACTTATTGGAAAAAATAACGACTGGTTTGGGCGCATCATATCAGAGCTGGCAAGCCAGGACATTCAGATTAACAAAGTTTAAAAACAGCTAATGATCAACTCACTCATCTTGTATTTTGATACCTTATCTGTCTTTGGTAAGACGGCAGTCGTTTTAAATATTGTTTTGTTGTTGATTGCCTCATTTCTGTTTAATTATTTAGCACCTTCAGACAGCAGTACTTTGAACGCCAAAAGAACCCGTTCATTAAGGATAATGAACCTGATTCTATTGTGTGTCTATGGCATTGACTGGTTAATAAATTTCTATTTTAACAACCATGGCCACAGCGATGTATTTATTCGCATTTCTCAAACTGGACTGATTCTTGTTTTAGGCTATTTATTTACCCAGTTTTCCCATACTTGGATGATAAGGAAATATGGTAAAGAGCGCAGTGTTGAAAGTGAAAAAGTAAAAACCAGAACCTATCAATCAGAAATGGGTTACATACTGGTCTTACTGGTAACACTTATTGTATCTATTCTGTTGCTTATCAATATCTGGCAAGTCACCTCTTGGCTACAAGCCACTGGTGTGATTGGTGGTTTATTGGTGATTTTATTCGGCACCAAAGAAGCATGGGCACATGATGCGGTAAGCGGACTTATTTTGCTCTATCATGGTGACATAACACCAGGTGTTGTTTGTCGTATCCCATCAATGAACATTCTGGCTGTTGTTAGGCGGATGTCACTGACAGAGACCACTTTTCATGACGTGATTCAAAAACACAACATCATCGTTTCAAACAGCCGACTTAGGGCAGCTACCATTGAAGTCTTGAATAAGGTGGATTCGCCTCATTGGAACGACTTTGTTACTTTTAAAATTGGCTATGACAGCTCATCAGAACAAGTGGAAACATATATTGATGCCGTGTGGAACAAGGCCTGTGAACTCGAAAAGCATTTAGACCCTCAAAAGAAGGCCAAACTGGTATTGTTTAATCCAGGAGACCATGCAGTTGAATGGCGAATGAATTACCGAGTAGAATCTGTTTATCGCATCAAACAAGCCAGATTTGCCATCAATCGTGCAGCATTTGACTTACAAGGTGAATATAAGGTATCCCTTGCTACCCCGTTAACATGGGTTCAAGCTGACAAACAACAACTCAATCTACAATAGTTGGATTACTCTGTGCAGAATGACTTGATGCTTGAGGGTTTTCTAATAATTCCTGTGAAGTAACTTCTGTACTTACTGATTGATAAGCAAGCCAATTCAGAGCCAAAATAATCACCACCAGAACTGCCATCACAGCCAAGATTTTATTTTCAGAAAGTTTTCCTTCAGTTTGCATGTCTTTTTGCACGTTAAACCTCTTTTATTATTCAAGACTTGTATCCAGTGTTTTAAAGAAACAATTAATCTCAACCAAAATTAAAAAAAAGGCCTTTAATTGATAGATGAACGAAAAAATGAACCATAAACAACGTCTCTTCTCAATAAAGGCCTTAAAAGCTTCTTGTCACAACAACGCACTATCCAATCAAAGCGCCATTGCAACCCCCTGTAGAAGCCGACTAATAATTTAACAACTTGTTATTTTATTGTCTATCACCCATATGGGTTAAAAGAGACCAGTTTTTCATCCCTTTTAAAGTTTACACCTCAGTTTGCCACCTGATGTCTATATTTACCTACACATACCATCGACAATCACAGTCGTTTAATTTTTCAAGCTGAATACAATTGATGATTTTACTGGTTGAAATAACATGACTCAATTAGCGACCGTCTTATCTCGTGGTGCATATGGTGTAGAAGCGCCACAAGTACGCGTTGAGGTTCACATTTCTCGAGGTATGCCTGGCCTTTCTATTGTTGGTATGCCAGAAACTGCGGTTAAAGAATCTAAAGACCGTGTCCGAGCTGCTATTATGAATTCAGGTTTTGAATTCCCACAACACCGCATCACCATCAATTTATCTCCAGCTGATATTCCTAAACATGGTGGACGCTATGACTTGCCAATTGCAATAGGGATTCTGGCAGCTTCAGAACAAGTAAAAACCAACCGCATGGCCGATGTAGAGTTTGTTGGTGAATTGGCATTAGGTGGAGAATTACGCCCCATCAACGGCATACTCCCGGTTGTTAACGCCACTGCAGCCGAAAACCGCTGTTTGGTTATACCCAGTGATAATGCCAATGAAGCGGCTTTGGTCAGTCAATGCGAGAGCAGGGTAGCAGCCCACCTGCTACAGGTTTGCGCCTGGTTAGATGCTGTCGACGATTTACCCGTGGCTCACGTGCCAGTTAAGGGCCATGAAATTTTAAGCTTTCCCGACTTAAGCGATGTAAAAGGTCAGGAGCAAGCGAAAAGGGCGTTGATCATTGCGGCAGCTGGTGGTCATAATTTGCTGCTTTTTGGACCACCTGGCACAGGAAAAACCATGCTGGCCAGTCGGCTACCAGGCATTTTACCGCCATTAACTGCCCAACAAGCCCTGGAGACCGCACAAGTGGCTTCTATCAGTGCACAGGGGTTTGATACCAAAACATGGGGCAAGCCACCTTTTCGCAGCCCCCACCATACCGCATCCGCTGTTGCTTTGGTCGGTGGCGGTTCAAACCCACTTCCTGGAGAAATAAGCTTGGCTCAAAATGGCGTGTTGTTTCTAGATGAGTTGGCCGAATTTTCTCGCCATGTTTTGGAAGTGCTAAGAGAACCTTTAGAGTCTGGAAAAATCGTCATTTCTCGTGCTGCTAGAAGTGCAGAATTTCCTGCTCAATTTCAATTGATAACCAGCTTAAACCCCTGCCCATGTGGCTATTACGGAGACAAAACAAGAAACTGTAGGTGCACACCTGGGCAAATACAGCACTATAGAAATAAAATTTCTGGCCCCTTATTGGACAGGATTGATTTACAGGTTGAAGTGCCAAGAATTCCACACAAAAAATTAAGACAAGACAGTGCCAAACAAGTCAGTAGTGAAGAAGTTCGTAAACAAGTCATACAAAGCCGAAACATACAACTCAAACGGAATAAAGGGAAAACAAACGCCCTACTGAATACCAAAGAAATAGAAAAGTGGGTGGCTTTAACCGAACTACAACTGGACTTCTTAGAACAGGTGGTAGATAAGCTTAAACTGTCGGCACGGGCCTACCACCGCATCATCAAGGTAAGCAGAACCATTGCAGACTTGGAAGGGGCAGATAATGTGACACAAACACATTTGATTGAAGCCATTGGCTATCGTGGCTTTGACCAACAGTAACTACTTTTGTAACAATTT is a genomic window containing:
- a CDS encoding DUF6776 family protein — encoded protein: MSVKTPRYIIQQQPEKASFVRRHWLMVSLMVLAVLTYLLGRYTNIDVLQAFKGQQKTLVEENQKLETENESLKVELSRWKTEVQVKDEAIRALQKMLEDTDKQQALLKQEIQFFESLLSGKEQVSELSVLSAKVNSRGDLHHVQVVLAQKLTKVREKTGSIILKLKGIKGEEGETLNLTEQFSLEKSFSLKYFQVFNYSIKVPDGFNPTVLLVELESSTNKPKKITEQFDWSKIIKN
- the nusB gene encoding transcription antitermination factor NusB encodes the protein MSHKKNKRLPEPLARKHRARKRLVQALYQMHFNDLSAKTVIEQFLEEQDFAKVDTEFFKQALRYIEANRSEVESIIDPHLGRDKNAIGAVEYAVLNMATYEFLNHIETPFKVIINEAILMATEFGAEGGHTFVNGVLTQVAKKTRAAEME
- the erpA gene encoding iron-sulfur cluster insertion protein ErpA, with product MENNGVLLSSSAATKISQLVLEEMNPDLKFRVYIIGGGCSGFQYGFAFEEEIVDGDLVSEQHGVQMMVDPMSFPYLMGSEVDYLEDLQGSRFVVSNPNAKTTCGCGSSFSI
- a CDS encoding CopD family protein, which gives rise to MLLIKTFHVFFVVSWFACLFYLPRLFVNHAQNQDAAQRKMLLGMEFRLIKMMKFTFIGTIISAVLLVYALAGEHWPTYIKQGWFLAKMVLIVLLIGYHHWCIKIHRDFKLEKEQHSHVWFRVFNEMPVFALFAVIYLVLAKPF
- the nudC gene encoding NAD(+) diphosphatase, with the protein product MTPEEIYFTRTELDRCANMRDQKQRLKQLKKFKTCHYVPVYLGNHLYLKGAEHFFTDSKPIGSSKNETFLGILNDELWFSCSVKESEARALEDQHDASFQSLRQYALALDDDQGHVALYSRGMDLWHRRRLYCSICGTPNKAASSGHKMVCENGHEQFPHIEPAVIVLVSKGDKCLLGRKHSWPPNVYSTLAGFVEPGESIEDAVHREVYEESNIRLKNLAYFGSQPWPFPSSLMVAFKAEARSDDIRLDDEMEDVRWFHKDDLIEWVKQGSIILSPRFSVANSLISNFLGQAY
- a CDS encoding phosphatidylglycerophosphatase A family protein, coding for MINKTTQVALGSISGFLAFGFGSGLAPKAPGTWGTLAAIPFLFLWQYFPWQAYLVMLAVTFTAGIYICQSVTNKLGVHDHGGIVWDEFVGLWLTFFMVELTWQSILIGFVLFRVFDILKPFPIKWLDSKVKGGFGIMIDDVLAGVFAAVILHILMAYIL
- the thiL gene encoding thiamine-phosphate kinase, with translation MEKINKHCHFEKDNVCLGIGDDAAILTTDPNKKLVITTDTLVEGTHFKNDDDAQDIGHKALAVNLSDLAAMGVKPQWVTLNLTMPEVQSYWLEEFIKGFASLLHRHNVALIGGDTTQGPCSITVTAMGEAPLEDIKTRSDAQVGDLIAVTGNLGCASYALAHPYMDLNCDKRLHKPDARLDMIPFLKPIAKAMIDVSDGLLADLGHICLASHVGAQIITEKLPVSNTLKTQSDWLQHALAGGDDYELCFTVDPEHEAQLPSSCTVIGTITNSKRVEVLNNDQPIILKKFGFTHFKN
- a CDS encoding saccharopine dehydrogenase family protein, which encodes MKKVLVLGGGRIGSAIAHNLSSDHKVTLADLSVSHLNHLSGCLELEAVNACDNNELALAVADMDCVIGALPSKLGFDRLKQLIELKKNVVDISFFSEDALALNDLAKENDVTALVDFGLAPGISNLFAGHFVDQFDQVDDFTCMVGGVPVERIKPFEYKAPFAPLDVIEEYTRPARMMRNGIEVVFPAMSEIESVYFKGIGHMEAFNTDGLRSLLQTVDIPNMSEKTIRYNGHAQLIQQLIDGGFFLPQHIDNTAKVLLDQWQFDHNEADLTVMQIAASGVKNGKKTSEAYQLIDHYDDKQNISSMARTTGYTCAAGVRLLLNSNLPTGVLPPELIGKNNDWFGRIISELASQDIQINKV
- a CDS encoding mechanosensitive ion channel domain-containing protein; this encodes MINSLILYFDTLSVFGKTAVVLNIVLLLIASFLFNYLAPSDSSTLNAKRTRSLRIMNLILLCVYGIDWLINFYFNNHGHSDVFIRISQTGLILVLGYLFTQFSHTWMIRKYGKERSVESEKVKTRTYQSEMGYILVLLVTLIVSILLLINIWQVTSWLQATGVIGGLLVILFGTKEAWAHDAVSGLILLYHGDITPGVVCRIPSMNILAVVRRMSLTETTFHDVIQKHNIIVSNSRLRAATIEVLNKVDSPHWNDFVTFKIGYDSSSEQVETYIDAVWNKACELEKHLDPQKKAKLVLFNPGDHAVEWRMNYRVESVYRIKQARFAINRAAFDLQGEYKVSLATPLTWVQADKQQLNLQ
- a CDS encoding bactofilin family protein, with protein sequence MFNSKPNNKNTKESKSNMATQHPQNIETLIGHSTRIKGDMKYSGSMHVDGHIEGSLVAETDTDTLMVSETGRIHGTIKAGNMVINGSIEGDITASGKIEVASQARITGNIYYTNIEMEAGSQVNGQLIYQGKDVVTPIKKENKDGK
- the mutM gene encoding bifunctional DNA-formamidopyrimidine glycosylase/DNA-(apurinic or apyrimidinic site) lyase, which gives rise to MPELPEVETTKRGIEKAIIGNEISGVWTSGKNLRYPISPKLAAVTGLSVVDVSRRAKYLLIALNDGSHLLYHLGMSGMMRLRDSGYKPEKHDHVIIRFSAAPELVFHDPRRFGCVVKVDDEINQHPLIKRLGPEPFDEVFTPAYLKRLSKNKTTPVKTFIMNNDVVVGVGNIYASEALFQAGIHPHRKAGNISLKRFGKLHEAVIGVLTDAINAGGTTLKDFHQSDGKPGYFQQKLMVYGRHEQKCFNCNSLIKKVITGQRSTFYCPHCQR
- the glyA gene encoding serine hydroxymethyltransferase; this encodes MFERSITLAKADPELHAAIAAETQRQEDHIELIASENYTSPAVMEAQGSQMTNKYAEGYPGKRYYGGCEHVDVAEQLAISRVKELFGADYANVQPHSGSQANQAVYFALLQPGDTILGMSLAHGGHLTHGAKVNVSGKIFNAVQYGIEEDTGEIDFENVREMALKHKPKLIIGGFSAYSKRIDWQKFRTIADEVGAYFMVDMAHVAGLIAGDVYPSPVGIADVTTSTTHKTLRGPRGGIILAKANEAIEKKLNSVVFPGIQGGPLMHVIAAKAVAFKEALKPEFKTYQQNVVTNAQAMAEVFIDRGYNVVSGGTENHLFLLDLVDKNITGKDAEARLGDAHITVNKNSVPNDPRSPFVTSGLRLGSPAGTTRGFGVEEFKQITHWMCDILDDMNNEEVIARVKSEAADLCKKFPVYG